A genomic stretch from Theobroma cacao cultivar B97-61/B2 chromosome 4, Criollo_cocoa_genome_V2, whole genome shotgun sequence includes:
- the LOC18602945 gene encoding probable membrane-associated kinase regulator 1 translates to MGKRREKLALRSQTLPSSPSHSFSSSSSSSSDFEFTISLSPRAKSSSTLCPADELFYKGQLLPLHLSPRLSMVRTLLLASSSTSSSSDTSSATASRDSTGSSNDSHSSFTSDFVLLADNCDSSRPSSVTEDDEFKRLNNGNQTFLSHQGQLNHQQIKKGKYFSLSRFSSVFKKENNKNRDQENMPASSVKKMSTTAKEVIRKYLKKVKPLYEKLSQKQQQKMGGIGMISALSSTTSVPASFSIKPERSAKDIEKTNARKESNNGGISHSFSGNLRYPRRRSSVSSCPSSMRSSPSHSGVLSRNGFPSMGMNTVRVSGGGNVGGMHYSDTASMEELQSAIQSAIAHCKNSLLQNKTTVVSNEI, encoded by the coding sequence ATGGGGAAGAGAAGAGAGAAATTAGCTTTGAGATCTCAAACACTACCCTCATCTCCTTCACACTCTTTctcctcatcatcatcatcctctTCCGACTTTGAGTTCACAATCTCTCTTTCCCCTCGGGCCAAGTCCTCTTCTACACTATGTCCAGCTGACGAGCTCTTCTACAAAGGCCAGCTCTTACCTCTCCACCTCTCCCCTCGTCTCTCCATGGTCCGTACACTCCTCTTAGCCTCCTCCAGCACCTCCTCCTCCTCCGACACCTCCTCCGCCACCGCCTCTCGTGACTCCACTGGCAGCTCCAACGACTCCCACTCATCTTTCACTAGtgattttgttttgcttgCTGATAATTGTGACTCCTCCAGGCCCAGCTCGGTCACCGAAGACGATGAGTTTAAAAGGCTTAATAATGGGAACCAAACTTTTTTAAGTCATCAGGGCCAGTTGAATCATCAGCAGATCAAGAAAGGCAAGTATTTCTCTTTGTCTAGATTCTCTTCTGTGTTCAAGAAGGAAAACAACAAGAACCGGGACCAGGAAAACATGCCAGCTTCTTCAGTTAAAAAGATGAGCACAACAGCAAAAGAAGTTATAAGGAAGTATTTGAAGAAAGTGAAGCCATTGTACGAGAAACTATCCCAAAAACAACAGCAAAAAATGGGAGGAATCGGGATGATTTCAGCTTTGTCATCAACAACTTCAGTTCCAGCTTCGTTCTCCATCAAACCAGAGAGATCTGCCAAAGACATAGAGAAGACCAATGCAAGGAAAGAAAGCAACAACGGTGGGATTTCCCACTCTTTCTCGGGAAACTTACGGTACCCAAGAAGGAGAAGCAGCGTGTCAAGCTGCCCATCATCGATGCGATCCTCACCAAGCCACTCTGGGGTGCTTTCTCGAAACGGGTTTCCAAGCATGGGCATGAATACGGTTCGGGTCAGTGGCGGTGGTAATGTTGGCGGCATGCACTACTCGGATACAGCATCAATGGAAGAATTGCAAAGTGCCATCCAAAGTGCTATAGCTCATTGCAAAAATTCTTTGCTCCAGAACAAAACTACTGTAGTAAGTAACGAAATTTAA
- the LOC18602947 gene encoding cyclin-T1-4 isoform X1, whose amino-acid sequence MSFARNCRPQGGTFQDDYRYPFNRNNYNNNSSNNYRNRNWNSNCNPTRNFNHAHEFSGQFGEHNRGYHYAQPNCAPSLKRRKFSAATWGDSGRHYPPPNMHYTAAPSDSSNFIPPPIRSNAEASTSISSKRDRSQLEDDEPVFMSRDEIERYSPSRRDGIDALRETHLRYSYCAFIQNLGLQLELPQTTIGTAMVLCHRFFVRRSHACHDRFLIATAALFLAAKSEETPRPLNNVLRASCEIFHKQDVAFLSYLLPVDWFEQYRERVIEAEQMILTTLNFELNVQHPYAPLTSILNKLGLSQTVLVNMALNLVSEGLRSSLWLQFKPHHIAAGAAYLAAKFLNFDLASSNNIWQEFQTTPAILQDVSQQLMELF is encoded by the exons ATGTCTTTTGCAAGGAATTGCCGTCCGCAAGGGGGCACATTTCAGGATGATTACCGGTACCCTTTCAATAGAAATAACTACAACAATAATAGTTCCAACAACTACAGGAACAGGAACTGGAATTCGAATTGCAATCCTACCAGGAATTTTAATCATGCCCACGAATTCTCAGGCCAGTTTGGGGAGCATAATAGAGGTTATCATTATGCTCAGCCAAATTGTGCTCCTTCTTTGAAAAGACGGAAGTTTTCAGCTGCTACTTGGGGAGATAGTGGGAGACACTATCCACCACCTAACATGCATTACACGGCTGCTCCATCAGACTCCAGCAATTTCATCCCTCCTCCTATAAGATCAAATGCTGAAGCCTCTACATCTATCAGCAGTAAACGTGATCGGTCACAATTGGAAGATGATGAACCTGTTTTTATGTCCAGGGACGAGATTGAGAGATATTCACCATCAAGAAGAGATGGTATTGATGCCTTACGCGAAACACATCTGCGCTATTCCTATTGTGCCTTCATTCAGAATCTTGGTTTGCAGCTTGAGTT ACCACAAACTACTATTGGCACTGCCATGGTTCTATGCCATAGGTTTTTTGTCCGAAGATCACATGCTTGCCATGATAGATTT TTGATTGCTACTGCTGCTCTTTTTCTTGCTGCAAAGAGTGAGGAGACACCACGGCCTTTGAACAATGTGTTGAGAGCATCTTGTGAAATATTCCACAAGCAGGATGTTGCATTCTTGTCCTATCTGCTCCCTGTT GATTGGTTCGAGCAGTATCGGGAACGCGTGATTGAGGCAGAGCAAATGATACTTactactttaaattttgaaCTTAACGTGCAGCATCCATATGCTCCTCTTACATCCATTCTTAACAAATTAGGCCTTTCACAAACTGTCTTGGTGAATATGGCGTTAAACTTGGTCAGTGAAGG GCTCAGGAGCTCATTGTGGCTTCAATTTAAACCCCATCATATTGCTGCCGGAGCTGCTTATCTTGCAGCGAAGTTTCTAAATTTTGATCTTGCTTCTTCCAATAATATCTGGCAAGAGTTTCAAACTACTCCGGCTATTCTCCAAG ATGTTTCACAGCAGTTGATGGAGCTGTTCTAG
- the LOC18602947 gene encoding cyclin-T1-4 isoform X2, whose protein sequence is MSFARNCRPQGGTFQDDYRYPFNRNNYNNNSSNNYRNRNWNSNCNPTRNFNHAHEFSGQFGEHNRGYHYAQPNCAPSLKRRKFSAATWGDSGRHYPPPNMHYTAAPSDSSNFIPPPIRSNAEASTSISSKRDRSQLEDDEPVFMSRDEIERYSPSRRDGIDALRETHLRYSYCAFIQNLGLQLELPQTTIGTAMVLCHRFFVRRSHACHDRFLIATAALFLAAKSEETPRPLNNVLRASCEIFHKQDVAFLSYLLPVDWFEQYRERVIEAEQMILTTLNFELNVQHPYAPLTSILNKLGLSQTVLVNMALNLVSEGYNFSLGYIVVMFV, encoded by the exons ATGTCTTTTGCAAGGAATTGCCGTCCGCAAGGGGGCACATTTCAGGATGATTACCGGTACCCTTTCAATAGAAATAACTACAACAATAATAGTTCCAACAACTACAGGAACAGGAACTGGAATTCGAATTGCAATCCTACCAGGAATTTTAATCATGCCCACGAATTCTCAGGCCAGTTTGGGGAGCATAATAGAGGTTATCATTATGCTCAGCCAAATTGTGCTCCTTCTTTGAAAAGACGGAAGTTTTCAGCTGCTACTTGGGGAGATAGTGGGAGACACTATCCACCACCTAACATGCATTACACGGCTGCTCCATCAGACTCCAGCAATTTCATCCCTCCTCCTATAAGATCAAATGCTGAAGCCTCTACATCTATCAGCAGTAAACGTGATCGGTCACAATTGGAAGATGATGAACCTGTTTTTATGTCCAGGGACGAGATTGAGAGATATTCACCATCAAGAAGAGATGGTATTGATGCCTTACGCGAAACACATCTGCGCTATTCCTATTGTGCCTTCATTCAGAATCTTGGTTTGCAGCTTGAGTT ACCACAAACTACTATTGGCACTGCCATGGTTCTATGCCATAGGTTTTTTGTCCGAAGATCACATGCTTGCCATGATAGATTT TTGATTGCTACTGCTGCTCTTTTTCTTGCTGCAAAGAGTGAGGAGACACCACGGCCTTTGAACAATGTGTTGAGAGCATCTTGTGAAATATTCCACAAGCAGGATGTTGCATTCTTGTCCTATCTGCTCCCTGTT GATTGGTTCGAGCAGTATCGGGAACGCGTGATTGAGGCAGAGCAAATGATACTTactactttaaattttgaaCTTAACGTGCAGCATCCATATGCTCCTCTTACATCCATTCTTAACAAATTAGGCCTTTCACAAACTGTCTTGGTGAATATGGCGTTAAACTTGGTCAGTGAAGG GTACAATTTTAGTTTGGGTTATATTGTTGTGATGTTTGTGTAA
- the LOC18602947 gene encoding cyclin-T1-4 isoform X3, producing MSFARNCRPQGGTFQDDYRYPFNRNNYNNNSSNNYRNRNWNSNCNPTRNFNHAHEFSGQFGEHNRGYHYAQPNCAPSLKRRKFSAATWGDSGRHYPPPNMHYTAAPSDSSNFIPPPIRSNAEASTSISSKRDRSQLEDDEPVFMSRDEIERYSPSRRDGIDALRETHLRYSYCAFIQNLGLQLELPQTTIGTAMVLCHRFFVRRSHACHDRFLIATAALFLAAKSEETPRPLNNVLRASCEIFHKQDVAFLSYLLPVDWFEQYRERVIEAEQMILTTLNFELNVQHPYAPLTSILNKLGLSQTVLVNMALNLVSEGVFTRLACSPV from the exons ATGTCTTTTGCAAGGAATTGCCGTCCGCAAGGGGGCACATTTCAGGATGATTACCGGTACCCTTTCAATAGAAATAACTACAACAATAATAGTTCCAACAACTACAGGAACAGGAACTGGAATTCGAATTGCAATCCTACCAGGAATTTTAATCATGCCCACGAATTCTCAGGCCAGTTTGGGGAGCATAATAGAGGTTATCATTATGCTCAGCCAAATTGTGCTCCTTCTTTGAAAAGACGGAAGTTTTCAGCTGCTACTTGGGGAGATAGTGGGAGACACTATCCACCACCTAACATGCATTACACGGCTGCTCCATCAGACTCCAGCAATTTCATCCCTCCTCCTATAAGATCAAATGCTGAAGCCTCTACATCTATCAGCAGTAAACGTGATCGGTCACAATTGGAAGATGATGAACCTGTTTTTATGTCCAGGGACGAGATTGAGAGATATTCACCATCAAGAAGAGATGGTATTGATGCCTTACGCGAAACACATCTGCGCTATTCCTATTGTGCCTTCATTCAGAATCTTGGTTTGCAGCTTGAGTT ACCACAAACTACTATTGGCACTGCCATGGTTCTATGCCATAGGTTTTTTGTCCGAAGATCACATGCTTGCCATGATAGATTT TTGATTGCTACTGCTGCTCTTTTTCTTGCTGCAAAGAGTGAGGAGACACCACGGCCTTTGAACAATGTGTTGAGAGCATCTTGTGAAATATTCCACAAGCAGGATGTTGCATTCTTGTCCTATCTGCTCCCTGTT GATTGGTTCGAGCAGTATCGGGAACGCGTGATTGAGGCAGAGCAAATGATACTTactactttaaattttgaaCTTAACGTGCAGCATCCATATGCTCCTCTTACATCCATTCTTAACAAATTAGGCCTTTCACAAACTGTCTTGGTGAATATGGCGTTAAACTTGGTCAGTGAAGG GGTTTTTACAAGATTAGCGTGCTCGCCTGTATGA